A single Phragmites australis chromosome 4, lpPhrAust1.1, whole genome shotgun sequence DNA region contains:
- the LOC133915583 gene encoding 26S proteasome regulatory subunit 6B homolog produces MSAATTAPTPPATTPMAPPPSYPASSVASASAAAYAEDDDDLYGRLKSLQRHMEFVEIQEEYVKDEQKNLKRELLRAQEEVKRIQSVPLVIGQFMEMVDGNNGIVGSTTGSNYYVRILSTINRELLKPSASVALHRHSNALVDVLPPEADSSISLLGSSEKPNVTYTDIGGCDIQKQEIREAVELPLTHHELYKQIGIDPPRGVLLYGPPGTGKTMLAKAVAHHTTAAFIRVVGSEFVQKYLGEGPRMVRDVFRLAKENAPAIIFIDEVDAIATARFDAQTGADREVQRILMELLNQMDGFDQTVNVKVIMATNRADTLDPALLRPGRLDRKIEFPLPDRRQKRLVFQVCTAKMNLSDEVDLEDYVSRPDKISAADISAICQEAGMHAVRKNRYVILPKDFEKGYRTNVKKPDTDFDFYK; encoded by the exons ATGTCGGCCGCTACCACCGCTCCGACCCCTCCGGCGACCACCCCGATGGCGCCCCCGCCGTCCTACCCGGCCTCCTCCGTGGCCTCCGCTTCCGCCGCCGCGTACgccgaggacgacgacgacctcTACGGCCGCCTCAAGTCGCTTCAGCGCCACATGGAGTTCGTCGAGATCCAGGAGGAATACGTCAAGGACGAGCAAAAGAACCTCAAGCGCGAGCTGCTACGCGCGCAGGAGGAGGTGAAGCGGATCCAGTCCGTGCCGCTCGTCATCGGCCAGTTCATGGAGATGGTCGACGGCAATAACGGCATCGTCGGTTCCACCACCGGGAGCAACTACTACGTCCGGATCCTCAGCACCATCAACCGCGAGCTGCTCAAGCCCTCGGCGTCCGTCGCCCTGCACCGTCACTCCAACGCGCTCGTCGACGTGCTGCCGCCCGAGGCAGACTCCAGCATCTCCCTGCTCGGGTCGTCAGAGAAGCCCAACGTCACCTATACT GATATTGGAGGATGTGACATCCAAAAGCAAGAAATTCGGGAAGCTGTTGAGTTGCCCTTGACGCACCATGAGTTGTACAAGCAAATTGGTATTGATCCTCCAAGAGGCGTGCTTCTGTATGGTCCTCCAGGTACTGGCAAGACCATGCTTGCCAAAGCTGTGGCGCATCACACTACAGCTGCTTTTATCAGAGTGGTTGGTTCGGAGTTCGTACAAAAGTACTTGGGTGAG GGCCCTAGGATGGTTCGAGATGTATTCCGTTTGGCTAAAGAGAATGCCCCTGCTATCATATTCATTGATGAGGTTGATGCTATAGCTACAGCACGTTTTGATGCTCAGACTGGTGCTGACAGGGAAGTTCAGCGTATTCTTATGGAGCTACTCAATCAG ATGGATGGATTTGATCAAACAGTGAATGTGAAGGTTATAATGGCAACTAACCGAGCAGATACACTAGATCCTGCTCTGTTGCGTCCTGGTAGACTTGACAGGAAAATTGAGTTCCCTCTTCCTGACCGGCGGCAGAAGAGGCTTGTTTTCCAA GTCTGCACTgccaaaatgaatttgagtgaTGAGGTCGATTTGGAGGATTATGTTTCTAGACCAGATAAGATCAGTGCTGCTGAT ATTTCTGCTATCTGTCAAGAAGCTGGCATGCATGCTGTCCGCAAAAACAGATATGTCATCCTCCCCAAGGACTTTGAGAAGGGTTATCGAACCAACGTGAAGAAGCCTGATACGGACTTTGACTTCTACAAATAA
- the LOC133914575 gene encoding uncharacterized protein LOC133914575, which translates to MATRRLTSCCLLLAMLMGTVAAASAFDEAAAAGVGLGHGARFARKPGRAAAEKPQPEPQPKPQPVPESKPKSIPHSESRPEPKLKPEPKPMPHPKPEHEPKPEPLPHPKTKPKPHPEPLPKPEPKTQPMPQPGSKPEPKPQPGPKPEPKHMPQLGPKPEPKPEPEPKPEPKPEPKPKPEPKPKPEPEPKPEPKPEPKPKPEPKPKPEPEPKPEPKPKPEPEPKPEPEPKPEPKLEPKPKPEPKPKPEPEPKPEPKPEPKPKPEPKPKPEPEPEPKPKPKLKPKPKHKPKSDSNPKPKPKQSQSQSPSRRRTSHRQLTDHVALFCMTRQSF; encoded by the coding sequence ATGGCGACGCGTCGCCTCACTTCGTGCTGCCTTCTCCTCGCCATGCTCATGGGGACAGTGGCTGCCGCTTCCGCCTTCGACGAAGCGGCCGCCGCTGGCGTCGGCCTTGGTCACGGTGCGCGTTTCGCACGCAAGCCAGGACGCGCTGCCGCCGAGAAGCCGCAACCAGAGCCCCAACCTAAACCACAGCCCGTGccagaatcaaaaccaaagTCCATACCACATTCAGAGTCTAGACCTGAACCCAAACTAAAGCCTGAACCAAAGCcaatgccacatccaaagcctGAACATGAGCCCAAACCAGAGCCTTTACCTCATCCTAAAACAAAACCTAAACCTCACCCGGAACCCTTGCCCAAACCTGAGCCTAAAACGCAGCCTATGCCACAACCAGGGTCCAAACCAGAGCCTAAGCCTCAGCCCGGACCCAAACCAGAGCCGAAGCACATGCCTCAACTTGGACCCAAACCGGAGCCAAAGCCTGAACCAGAACCTAAGCCAGAGCCAAAACCAGAGCCAAAGCCCAAGCCAGAGCCAAAACCGAAACCAGAGCCAGAACCTAAGCCAGAGCCAAAACCAGAGCCAAAGCCCAAACCAGAGCCAAAACCGAAACCAGAGCCAGAGCCAAAACCAGAGCCAAAGCCCAAACCAGAGCCAGAACCAAAACCAGAACCAGAACCTAAGCCAGAGCCAAAACTAGAGCCAAAACCCAAACCAGAGCCAAAACCGAAACCAGAACCAGAACCTAAGCCAGAGCCAAAACCAGAGCCAAAACCCAAACCAGAGCCAAAACCGAAACCAGAACCAGAACCAGAACCTAAACCAAAACCCAAACTAAAACCAAAACCGAAACATAAACCTAAATCAGACTCCAACCCGAAACCAAAACCTAAACAAAGCCAGAGCCAGAGCCCAAGCCGCCGCCGCACATCCCACCGGCAGCTAACTGACCATGTGGCGCTATTTTGTATGACGCGGCAGAGTTTCTGA